The DNA segment GCACGCCGCCCCTTCTCGACCGCGTGCGCGTAGCGGCCTCGCTCCGCCTCCATCGCCGCGCTCCAGTAGTCGACCCAGAGCGTCTCCGCCACCTCGCCGGTCTCCTCGAAATGCGCCCGCGCTCGCGCGAGCCCGCGGTCGGCGCCGTCGAGGTCTCCGCTGAAGCCCGCGACAGCGCCGGCGAGCAGCTCGACCTCGCCGCGCAGCCCCGCGGGCACCTCGACGCCGTCCGCGGCCTCGAGGGAGCGCGTCACCCACGAGCGGAGCAGCAGCAGACGGCCGATCGACAGCAGGGCCCAGTTGCCCCGGCCCGCGAGCCTCATGGCAAGCCGCACGTCTCCGCGCGCGAGCGCCCGGTCGAATGCCGCGCGGGCATCGAGCAGGTGCGACTCGAGCTCGCTGGTCCACTCCGCCGTCGCGCCCTGGACCCCCTGCCCGACCCTCTCCACGAGCGCGGCGACCCATTCGCCGTGGCGCGTCTCCCACGCGGTGAGCGCGTCGCGCAGGTTCTCGCGCCCGAACTCCCTCACGGTCTCGAGCAGCGTGTAGCGGTCCCGCTCCCTCTCGACCACCGACCGGTCGACCAGGTCGGCCAGCACGGCGGGCACATCGTCCTCGTCTAGTCCGTCGCCGGAGCAGACCGAGGTCGCGGCGGCCAGCCCGATCGGTCCCACGAAGACGGACATCCTGTCGAGCAGCGCGCGCTGCTGCGTGCTCAGCAGCTGATAGCTCCACTCGGTCGTCGCGCGCAGGGTCCGATGCTGGGACGGGCCTCCGAGGTCGCCATCGGTGAGCAGCCGGAAGCGAGCATCGAGACCCTCGTCGAGGTCGGCCGCCGACATCCCGCCCAGGCGCGCCGCCGCGAGCTCGAGCGCGAGAGGCATCCCGTCGAGTCTGCGGCAGACCCGCACCAGGTGCGCGGCCTCGGCCGCATCCGGGACGAGCGCCCCGCCCGCGCGCCCCGCGCGTTCGAGCAGCAGGCGGCCCGAGGCGCTGGCGACGAGCGACTCCGCTGTCTCCTCCTCGGGCAGGTCCAGCGCGGGGATCCGCCACTTGTGCTCGCCGTACACATGCAGGGGCACGCGGCTCGTCGCGAGCACCCGCAGCTCCGGACATCTCGCCAGCAGCTCCTCCGCGAAGGCGGCCACGGGCTCGCTGAGGTGCTCGCAGTTGTCGAGCACGAGGAGCCCGGGCCTGTCGCGGAACCAGGCCGCGAGCGCATCGCCCGGATCGCTCTCGTACTGCTGGGGCATCCCGATCGCTCGGCCCACGTGGATGGGCAGCGCGGCCGGGTCGGACATGCCCGCGAGCGGCACCCACCACACCGCACCGTCGCGCGCGAGCGCGTGCGCGATCCGCAGCGCGACCCGGGTCTTGCCCGCGCCGCCGGGTCCCACGATGGTGACGAGCGGCTCGCTCTCCACGAGCTCCGTCAGTCCCTCGACGTGCGCCTCTCGACCGATCAGCGCCGTGCGCTCCCTCGGCAGTCGCGTCGCGGGACTCGGCCGCGCAGGCACGTCCGGCGTGGGGGACTGAGGAAGCTCCTCGCGGAGCATCCTCAGATGCAGCGCCGCCAAGTCGGGTCCCGGATCCAGGCCGAGCTCCTCCGCGAGGCTCTCGCGGAGCGTCTCGAACTCCTGCAACGCGGTCGAGCGCCTGCCTGCGCGCCAGAGCGCCTCCATGCGGAGCGCGGCGACGCGCTCGTCGTGCGGCTCGTCGCGCGCGAGCGACTCGAGCTCGGCGAGCGTCTCCTGTGGCGATCCTTCCGCGATGCGCTCGGCGCACCAGCCCTTGCGAGCCTCGCGGTGGAGCGTGTCGAGCCTCGCGGCCTCGGCCCGCGCGAAGGTCTGCGCAATCCCGGCATAGGGCTCGCCGCGCCAGCGCACGAGCGCGTCCGCGAACGTCGCACCCGGCTCGCCGTGCATCGCGGCAGCGACCGCGGCCTCGAAGGCACCCACGTCGGTCGCCTCGTGCTCGAGCGCGAGCACGTAGCCCGAGGCACGCGTCAGCAGCGTCTGCCACTCATCGCCCTCACCGGGCTCGAGGAGCCTCCGCAGCTGCGAGATGTAGGTCTGCACGATCTTGGAGGCGGACGCCGGCGGCTCGTCCTCCCACAGCGCGTCGAGGATGCGCTCCACCGGGACGATGCGGCCGGCGTGGATCGCGAGCAGCGCCAGGAGGGCCCGGCGTCCCTCTCCCTGGACCGCGAGCAGCTCGCCGTCCCGCACGATGCGGACGTCCTCGAACAGCTCGATCGCGGGCGCGGCGGAATCCGCCTCGGCGTACGCCCGCATCGTCTCGACCATGAGCGCCCCCAGTCACGGCGCGCCTCGCGCCGCCTCCCCCTGTTGACACATCCACTGTAAGTCTTGAGAACGATCCGCGCAGAGGTTCCGGTCGACCGTGGCGACGGGGAACCCGAGCCTCGCTTGCATCGTCCGGGGGGACGTGGCGCGTCAGCGGACGAGCGTCGCCTGTCCCAGGACCCGCGTGCCCGCGTAGACGACGAGGCTCTGACCGGCCGCGATGCCGCGGGTCGGCTCGTCGAGGTGGACGACGATGCGGTCACCCTCGCGGGTGACGACGCCGGGCAGCGGGACGCCGTGCGCGCGCACCTGCGCCTCACAGCGCGTCGGCGCGTCGGCGGGAACGTCCGGCGCGAGCCACACGGCCTTCTCCCCCACGAGCGTCGAGACCGACAGCAGCGTCTCCGGACCGACCGTGACGACGTTGCGGGCCGTGTCGACGCCGGTCACGTAGCGCGGCTTTCCGTCGACTGCCGGGTTGCCGAGCCCGAGGCCCTTGCGCTGGCCGACCGTATACGCGTACGCACCCGTGTGCGCGCCGACGACCTCGCCGTCCTGGTCGACGATCGCTCCGGGACGCTCGCCCAGCTCGCGCTCGAGGAAGCCCTTCGTGTCGCCGTCGGCGACGAAGCAGATGTCGTACGAGTCCGGCTTGTTGGAGACTCCGAGCCCACGCGCGGCGGCCTCGGCGCGCACCTCGGACTTCGAGGCAACCGCGCCCAGCGGGAACATCGAGCGGGCGAGCCGATCGGGGCCCATCACCGCGAGCACGTAGGACTGGTCCTTGGCCGCGTCGGCCGCGCGATGGAGCTCGCGCACGCCGTCCTCGCGCAGGTCGATCCGCGCGTAGTGGCCGGTCGCGACCGCGTCGAAGCCGAGCGCCGACGCGCGCTCCAGAAGCGTGTCGAACTTGATGTGCTCGTTGCAGCGCACGCACGGGTTCGGGGTGCGGCCCGCCTCGTACTCGGACAGGAAGTCGGCGACGACGGTGTCGTGGAACTCGTCGCTCAGGTCCCACACGTAGTACGGGATGCCGAGGATGTCAGCGGCGCGGCGCGCGTCGTTCGCGTCCTCGATCGAGCAGCAGCCGCGGCTCCCAGAACGGTAGAGGTCGCGATTGCGGCTGAGGGCCATGTGGACCGCGGTGACGTCGTGACCCGCGTCGACGGCGCGCGCGGCCGCGACGGCGGAGTCGACTCCGCCGGACAGGGCTGCGAGCACGCGCATGGGGACCTCTTCGGATCGTTCGGGGACCCGACAAGTCTACGTGGAGCCCAGGGTCCTCCCCCGTGCTGCCGCCGGCGGCCGCGTGCCCGACGTGCGCCCTACGTTCCGCTCGTTGTCGTCTCTGAGCTCTCGAACTCCCCCAGGTTCGTCTCGGCGTTGCCAGGCCTCGCCATCCGGACCATGCGGAGAGCCCCCTTGGCGAGCAGCGCACCCAGCAGGGCGCCTACGACGGCGAGAATCACATCGTCCACCGAGGCGACTCGACCGGTCGCGAGCGCGAATTGCGCGGTCTCGATCGCGATCACGAGCACGAGCCCCGCGAGCACGCTGCGACCGATGCCCCAACGCGCGTCGATCGCCAGCAGGAGGCCGAGCGGAACGAACATGGCGACGTTGCCACCGATCTGGACGAACGGCACCTGCCACCACACGCTGTTCGCGATCAGCTCCACGATCTCAGCGAAGGGGACGAGCGAGACGGAGCGCGGACCGGCGTCGAACGTGGGCGAGAGTGTGAGCGAGGCGACGCAGAGCACCCACGCGAGCAGCCCCCCGGAGCGGAGGATGCGAAGCACCGGACGGGGCCGACGACGCTGGGCCGGGATTCCCAGCACCGCGAGCGCGACGAGCGCGAACGCGCACCCGCTGAGGATGAGCATCGACTGCAGCTCGCCACCGAAAGCGCGCCACAACTGCACCATCCGAGCCCCCGATCGACGTCGCCCCTGCGTGAAGGCTAGATGCCCCCTTCACCACACGATGCGATCGACACACGTCAGGCCTTCCGCGCCCCGATGCGGCGGCCCAGCTCGGCCGCATCGCGGGTCACCTCCTCGACGAGCGTCCCCCGCCGCTCGTCGTCGATCCGCGCCGAGTCGAAGGTGACCGCGATCGCCGCGATCGGCCAGCCTGCGTGGTCGCGCACGGGCACGGCGACCGAGGCGAGGCCCGCGGTCACGGAACCGTCCTCCCACGCGAATCCGCGCGCCCGCGTGAGCCGCACGAGCTCCTTGAGCTCGCGGTAGGACCCCGGAGACCCCTCGGGCGCCGACTCGAACGCAGCCGTCGACGGAAAGGTCGCGCGCACCTGGGCGTCGGGCAGCGCGGACAGGATCGCGCGCCCCGAGGCGGTTGCGAGCGCGCTGAGCCTCACCCCGACGTCGGTGATCAGCGTGGGGCGGCGGGGCGCGCGCTCCTCGACGATGTAGACGACGTCCCGTCCCTCGAGCACCGCGAGGTGCGCGGACTCCCCGACGCGGTCGACGAGCCCCGCGAGCACCGGGGCGCCGAGCCGGGCGAGCGGCTGCTGCCGCGAGTAGCCAGACCCCAGCTCGTAGGCCGCGACGCCCAGGCCATAGCGCGACTCCTCGGGCAGATGGACCACGTAGCCGTGCTCGACCATCGCGGACAGCTGCCGGTACAGGGACGCGCGAGGCACTCCCAGAGCCGAGGCGAGGTGCCCCGCGGTCACGGGGCCGCGTTGGCGCGCGAGGTGGGTGAGGATCGTGAGCGCCTGGTCGACCGCGGGGGCCGCCGGGCGCGCGCCACCCGCCCCGCCAGGGGCCTCCCGATCCTCCGCCACGGCTCCAGTCTCACATATGAGACACAGGCATAGCGAAGCGCGACCGAAACGCGCCCCCGGGGCCCTTTCATGAACCCATGACCCTCATCGACGCCACCGCCCTCGACCCGGCGGTCCACACCGTGACGCTCGGCTCCGGCGCGCCCTCGCCCGCCGACGTGGTCGCGGTCGCGCGACACGACGCGCGCCTCACGATCGATCCCGCCGCGCTCGCGGCGATGGCCCAGTCCCGCTCGGTGATCGACGCGCTCGCCGCCGATCCGAAGCCGCACTACGGGGTCAGCACCGGCTTCGGCGCGCTCGCCACGACGTTCATCGACCGCGACCGACGCCGCCAGCTCCAGCTCAGCCTGGTCCGCTCGCACGCCGCCGGCTCGGGCCCCGAGGTCGAGCGCGAGGTGATCCGCGCCCTCACGATGCTGCGCCTGTCGACGCTCCTGACGGGACGCACCGGCGCGCGCCCGGACGTCGCCGAGACCTACGCCGCGATGCTGAACGCCGGCATCACGCCGGTCGTGCACGAGTACGGCTCCCTGGGCTGCTCGGGCGACCTCGCCCCGCTGTCCCACGTCGCTCTCGCCGCGATCGGCGAGGGCCCGGTGCGCGACGGCCACGGCTACGCGATGGACGCCGCCACCGCCCTGCGGGCCGCCGGCATCGAGCCGCTCGTGCTCGAGGAGAAGGAGGGCCTCGCCCTCATCAATGGCACCGACGGCATGCTCGGGCAGCTGCTGCTCGCGCTCGCCGACCTCGACCGCCTCGTGACGACGGCCGACGTGACCGCCGCCATGAGCGTCGAGTCGCTGCTCGGCACAGACGCAACGTTCGCCTCCGACCTGCAGGCCCTGCGCCCGCACCCCGGCGTCGGCGCCTCGGCGCACAACCTCACTCGCGTGCTCGAGGGCTCCGGGATCGTCGCGAGCCACCGCGGACCCGACTGCACCCGGGTGCAGGACGCCTATTCGCTGCGCTGCGCGCCGCAGGTCGCCGGCGCGGTTCGGGACACGATGGCGCACGCGTGGCTCGTGGCCAACCGCGAGCTCGCGTCCGCGGTCGACAACCCCGTCGTCATGCCGGACGGCCGGGTCGAGTCGAACGGCTCCTTCCACGGCGCCCCGGTCGCGTACGTCCTCGACTTCCTCGCCATCGCGGTCGCGGACCTCGCGAGCATGTCCGAGCGCCGCATCGACCGGATGCTCGACCCGTCCCGCAACCACGGCCTCACGCCGTTCCTGGCGCACGAGGTCGGCGTCGACTCGGGCCTCATGATCGCGCAGTACACCGCCGCGGGCATCGTGTCCGAGCTCAAGCGCCTCGCCAACCCCGCCTCGACAGACTCGATCCCGTCTTCCGCGATGCAGGAGGACCACGTGTCGATGGGCTGGCACGCCGCACGCAAGCTCCGCACGGCGATCGATGGGCTGAGCCGCGTGCTCGGCATCGAGCTGCTCGCCGCCTCGCGCGCCCAGGCCCTGCGCGCCCCTCTCGAGCCCTCCCCCGCCACGGCGGCCGCCGCCGCGCTCGTGGCCGAGGCCGCCGCGCCCGGCGGGGACCGCTTCCTCGCGCCCGAGATCGACGCCGCCGCGACCGCAGTCCGCGAGGGCCACGTGCTCGCCGCGGTCGAGGAGACCATCGGCCGCCTCGCCCGCGCCTGAGCGACCACGCCGACCACGCCAGGCCCGCCCCGATTGCCAGCCCACCCCGACGCCCAGACCCGCACCAGCCGACACCCCGCCCAGGAGATCGCATGACAGCCACCGACACCGCCCGCATCGTCCGTGCCGCTCGAGGCACCGAGCTCTCCGCCAAGTCCTGGCAGACCGAGGCGCCCCTGCGCATGCTCATGAACAACCTGGACCCCGAGGTCGCGGAGCGGCCCGAGGACCTCGTCGTCTACGGCGGCACCGGCCGCGCGGCGCGCAGCTGGGAGGCGTACGACGCGATCGTCGCGACCCTGCGCGACCTCGAGGCCGACGAGACCCTCCTGGTGCAGTCGGGCAAGCCCGTCGGAGTGTTCCGCACGCACGAGTGGGCACCCAGGGTGCTGATCGCGAACTCCAACCTCGTGGGCGACTGGGCCACGTGGCCCGAATTCAGGCGCCTCGAGGCCGAGGGACTCATGATGTACGGCCAGATGACGGCCGGCTCGTGGATCTACATCGGCACGCAGGGCATCCTCCAGGGCACGTACGAGACCTTCGCCGCGGCCGCGCGTCAGCGCGCCGAGCGCGAGGGCCGCGATCCCTCGACCGCGACCCTCCGAGGGACGCTGACCCTCACGGGAGGCGCGGGCGGCATGGGCGGCGCGCAGCCGCTCGCGGTCACGCTCAACGAGGGCGCGTGCCTGATCGTCGACGTGGACCGCTCGCGCCTCGAGCGCCGCGTGGATCACGGCTACCTCGACGTCGTCGCCTCGGACCTGGACGATGCGATCGCCCGGGCGGTCTCGGCGCGCACCGAGGGCCGGGCACTGTCGGTCGGCGTGGTCGGCAACGCCGCCGAGGCCTTCCCCGAGCTGCTGCGCCGCGGGGTTCCGATCGACCTGGTCACGGACCAGACCTCGGCCCACGACCCGCTGTCCTACCTGCCGATCGGCTACACCGTCGAGGAGTGGCACCACCGCGCCGCGGCCGACCCCGAGCGGTTCACCCTCGACGCTCGCGCCGCCATGGCGAAGCACGTCGAGGCCATGGTCGGGTTCAAAGACGTTGGTGCCGACGTATTCGACTACGGCAACTCGATCCGCGCCGAGGCGAAGCTGGGCGGCTACGACCGGGCCTTCGACTTCCCCGGCTTCGTGCCCGCCTACATCCGACCCCAGTTCGAGGAGGGCCGCGGCCCGTTCCGCTGGGCCGCGCTGTCGGGCGACCCCGAGGACATCGCCAAGACCGACAAGGCGCTCATGGAGCTCTTCCCCGAGCACGAGTCGCTGCACCGGTGGCTCAAGGCCGCGGGCGAGAAGGTCCACTTCGAGGGTCTTCCGGCACGCATCTGCTGGCTCGGCTACCAGGAGCGACACCTCGCGGGACTCAAGTTCAACGAGATGGTCGCGAGCGGCGAGCTGTCCGCGCCGATCGTCATCGGACGCGACCACCTGGACTCCGGATCGGTCGCCTCGCCGTACCGCGAGACCGAGGGCATGAAGGACGGCTCGGATGCGATCGCCGACTGGCCGCTGCTCAACGCCCTGCTCAACACCGCCTCGGGCGCGACGTGGGTGTCGCTGCACCACGGTGGCGGCGTGGGCATCGGCCGCTCGATCCACGCGGGCCAGGTCATCGTCGCCGATGGCACCGACCTCGCGGCGGAGAAGATCGCGCGGGTGCTGGTCAACGACCCTGGCACGGGCGTGATGCGCCACGTCGACGCCGGCTACGACCACGCCAAGGACGTCGCCCGCGAGCGCGGTCTGCGGGTGCCCATGATGGAGGCGGGCGAGTGACGGCTGTCGAGACCGACGAGGCCATCCACGAGGGGGCCGGCACCGTGACGCGGGTCCTCGATCCCGTCGCGGCGCTCGCAGAGCTCGCGCCGATCGGCCGCGACGAGGCGCGAGGCGGGTGGTCGCGCCACCTGCTCGACGACGCGGACCAGAAGATGCGCGAGTGGTTCTTCAACACGGCAGTTTCACTGGGTTTGGATGTCGAAGGCGATCGCAACGCCAACCAATGGGCGGCATGGAGCCCGGAGGGAGCGACCGGCCCCGCAGTCGGCACGGGCTCCCACCTGGACTCCGTGCCGGGCGGAGGACCGCTCGATGGCCCACTCGGAGTCGTCTCGTCGCTCGCCGCCGTGTCACGCCTCATGGACGAGGGTCACCGGCCCACTCGCCCGATCCGCATCGCCAACTTCGCGGAGGAGGAGGGCGCGCGCTTCGGCGTGCCGTGCCTGGGTTCGCAGCTGCTGTGCGGCGAGCTCGCCGCAGAGCGCGTCGGGCCGCTCACCGACAGCGCGGGCGTCTCCGCGAGCGAGGTGCTGCGCGAGGCCGGCTTCGACCCGCAGACGATCGGCGCGGACCCATCTCGCCTGGCAGATCTCGCGATGTACGTCGAGCTGCACGTCGAGCAGGGACGCCAGCTCGCCCCGCTCGACGCTCCCGTGGGCCTCGCGACGGGCATCCTCGCGCACGGCCGCTGGCGGGTGACGATCACGGGCCGTGGAGACCACGCGGGCGCGACCGAGCTGGACTCGCGTCACGACCCGATGCTCGTCGCGTCATCCGCGATCCAGGCGGCGCGCGCCCGGGCGCTGCTCGCGGATCCCCGGACGAAGGCACGTGCAACGGTCGGCAAGCTCCAGGTGGTGCCCGGGGGCTCGAACGCGATCGCATCCGAGGTGCGGCTGTGGCTCGACGCTCGCGCCGAGCATGACGACGAGGTGCGCGCCCTGGTGGCCGACGTCGTCGCGGACGCGCGCAAGGCCGCGCGCGGCGAGGGCTGCGAGATCGAAGTCTCCGAAGAGTCGTTCAGCACCAGGGTGACGTTCGACGTCGACCTCACCGACCGACTGCACGCGGCGATCTCCCCTCACCTCGGAATCGTCCCTCGTATCCCCACGGGCGCGGGCCACGACGCGGGCATCCTCGCCGGGTACATCCCGACGGCGATGCTGTTCGTCCGCAACCCGGACGGCGTCTCCCACTCCCCGCACGAGGGTGCCTCCGACGACGACATCCGCGCCGGAGTGGGCGCCCTCACCGACGCGCTGCGCGCGCTCACGAGCCCGGAGCACCCATGAGGATCGCGTGCCGCCGCCTGGTCCTGCCGGAACAGGTGCTGAGCGACGTCGTGATCGACCTGGACGACGCGGGCGTCGTGACGGCCTGGCAGCAGGACTCCCCTGGCAGACCCGCGGATCTCACGGTCGGCCTCGCCGTGCCGGCGTTCGCGAACACGCACAGCCACGCGTTCCACCGGCGCCTGCGAGGGCGCACCCACGCAGGCGGCGGAGACTTCTGGCGCTGGCGCGAGGTCATGTACCGAGAGGCCGCCGCGATGGACCCGGACCGCCTGCGCGCGGTGGCCGCGGCGGTCTACGCGGAGATGGTCGCGGCCGGCTACTCCGCTGTGGGCGAGTTCCACTACCTGCACCACCGTCCCGACGGCCTGCCCTACGACGACCACGCGATGGAGATCGCCCTCGCGGAGGCGGCCGAGGCCGCGGGGATCCGGCTGACGCTCCTCGACACGCTCTACCTCCGGGGCGGCTTCGGACGGCCGCTCGAGGGCGCGCAGCAGCGCTTCACCGACGGCTCGGTGTGCGGCTGGCTGAGGCGATGGCACTCCCTTCGCGAGACCCTGGCCGCCTCCCACCCGGACGTCACGCTGGGCGCGGCGATCCACTCGGTGCGCGCCGTCTCGGCCCAGGACCTCGGCGATGCCGTGGCCGGGCTGCCCGCCAACGTCCCGCTGCACGTCCACCTGTCCGAGCAGACGCAAGAGAACGAGGACTGCCTCGCCGCCACCGGGCTCACCCCGACCGCGCTGCTCGCGCGCGCGGGCGCACTCACCGAGCGCACCACCGTCGTCCATGCGACCCACCTGACCGACGAGGACGTCGCGACGCTCGGGGCCGCCCGGGTGTCGGTGTCGATGTGCCCCACGACCGAGGCGGACCTGGGAGACGGCCTCGGACGCGCCGCGGACCTGCAGCGGGCGGGTGCGCGCCTCGTGGTCGGCTCGGATCAGCACGTCGTGATCGACCCGTTCGACGAGCTCCGTCGCCTCGAGGGCGGAGCTCGGCTCGCGTCGCATCGTCGCGGCGTCCTCTCCCCCGCCGCACTGTGGCGCGCGGGCGGCACCGACGGCCACGCCTCGGTGTCCTCGCAGTCGTCCCGAGCACAGGCGCTGCGCGTGGGCCACCCTCTGGATCTCGCGATCCTCAACGCGCAGTCGGCCCGCACGGTCGGCTCGGAGCCCCACGAGCTCGTGCTGTCCGCCGCGGCGGACGACGTGATCGGCACCGTCGTGAGGGGCACGTATCGCGAATCTGCGAACCTGCGCGCCCGCGCGGTCGCCGCCTACCTGGTGACGGAGACCAGCCATGTCTAGTCAGGCGATCCTGAACATCGGGACGCTCGCCACGATGGACGACGGCGGAGGGCCCATGGGTCTCGTCCACGACGCCGCCGTCGTGATCGACGGCGGCAGGATCGCGTGGGTCGGTGCGTCGTCCGAGGCTCCGGTCGCGGACACGGCCTTCGACGCCGAGGGCGCCGCGATGATCCCCGGCTTCGTCGACTCGCACACGCATGCGGTGTTCGGCGGCGACCGGTCGGCGGAGTTCGACGCGCGCATGTCCGGCGCGACCTACACCGCGGGAGGGATCCGATCGACGGTCGCCGCGACGCGGGCCGCCTCCTCCGAGGAGCTCGCCGCCCGAACACAGCGCCTGCTCGACGAGGCGCTGCGTCAGGGCACGACGACCGCCGAGATCAAGTCCGGCTACGGCCTCGACGTCCAGACCGAGCGCAGGCTGCTCGAGGTCGCGGGCCGCTTCACCGACGAGGTCACGTTCCTCGGCGCCCACGTCGTGTCGCCCGACTTCGCAGACGATCGGGCCGGCTACGTCGACCTCGTCGCAGGGACGATGCTGGAGACGGTCGCTCCCCTGGCTCGCTGGATCGACGTGTTCTGCGAGGAGGGCGCGTTCGAGGTGTCCGAGACGAGGCGCATCCTGGAGGCCGGCGCGAACGCAGGGCTGGGGCTCAGGGTTCACGCGAACCAGCTCACCCAGTCGGGCGCGGCCGCTCTCGGCGTCGAGATGGGTGCGGCGAGCATCGACCACTGCACCTTCCTGTCCGACGAGGACGTCGACGCGCTCGCGGCCTCGGATACCGTCGCGACCTTCGTGCCCGGCGCAGAGTTCTCGACGCGCCAGCCCTACCCCCGCATCGACCGCCTGCGCGACGCGGGCGTGACCTGGGCGATCGCATCGGACTGCAACCCCGGATCGTCGTTCACGACGTCGATGCCGTTCTGCATCGCGCTCGCGGTGCGAGACATGCACATGACGCCGTCGGAGGCGATCCGCGCCGCGACCCTGGGTGGCGCCCAGGCGCTGCGACGGACTGACGTGGGACGCATCGTCCCTGGTGCGCGAGCCGACCTGGTCCTGCTGGACGCCCCCGACCCGGTCCACCTGGCCTACCGACCCGGCGTGCCACTCGTCTCGCGCGTGTGGCGCGACGGCGTCGTCACCGACCGCTGGGAGCGCCGGGCAGGCTGAGGTCAGCGAGCAGGCCCGAGCCGGACTCGCGCGCGAAGACCGGGATCACCTCGAGCGGCGCCGCGGCCTCGACCCACGCGCCGCCCTCGTGCACCGCGCCGTCGTGAAGCCCTCGCCACCGTGCACCCTCCGGGAGGTACACCGCGCGCGACCGCGCCCCGGGCTCCGTCACGGGCGCGACGAGGAGCTCGTCGCCCATCATGAACTGATCGGCAAGATCCCAGCACTGCTCGTCGCCGGGGAAGTCGTGGAACATCGCGCGCAGCACGGGCTGGCCGTGCTCGTGCGCGTGCCGCATCGTCTCCCGCACGTACGGGCGCAGGTCCTCGCGCAGGCGGACGTACGCCGCGAGGACCTCGTAGACCTCCTCGCCGTAGCTCCACACCTCATTCGAAGCCCCGCTGACCAGGCGCGGTGAGCCGTCGGCGGCCACCACCTGCTCCGTGGGCTTGCGGTCACCGTGCAGCCGCATGACCGGGCAGAACGCGCCGAACTGGAACCACCGGATGAGCAGCTCGCGGAACTCGGGGTCCTCGATGTTGCCGCCGTGGAACCCGCCGATGTCGGTCGTGAACCAGGGGATGCCCGCGATGCCCATGTGGATGCCCGCGGCGATCTGGCGACGGAAGTCGGTCCAGGTCGAGTGGACGTCACCCGACCACGCGAGCGCCCCGTAGCGCTGGCTGCCGGCCCACGCGCAGCGGACCAGGTTGACCACGTCCGCCTGGCCTGCCGCGACCTGCCCGTCGTAGAACGCTCGCGAGAACAGCTGCGGGTAGATGTTGGCGACCTGGACCGCCGGGCCATCGTGATAGCGGTAGTGGTCGAAGTCGTAGACCGCATACTCGGGCTCGGCCTCATCGAGCCAGAACAGCCTGATGCCATGGTCGAAGTAGTTCCGCTTGCACAGCTCCCACACCTTCGCGCGGGCCGCAGGGTTCGTGGCGTCGAGGAACGCACTGGGCCCCTCGAAGGACATGTGGACGTTCGGCCCCCGCTCCGTGCGCACCAGGCCGTTCATCCGTGCGAGCTCGGCGAAGTTCTCCGACTCGACAGAGACCTGCGGCCACACGGAGACCATGAGCTCGATCCCGAGGGAGCGCAGCTCGTCGACCATCGCCTTGGGGTCGGGCCAGAACTCCTCCTCGAAGCGGTAGTCGCCCATCTTGGGCCAGTGGAAGAAGTCCGCGACGATCACATCCATCGGCAGGCCGCGACGCTTGTGCTCGCGGGCCACGTCGAGCAGCTGCTCCTGGTTCCAATAGCGCAGCTTGCACTGCCAGAACCCGAGGCCGTGCTCGGGCATCATCGGCACGTGGCCCGTCGCGTCTGCGTACGCCGCCGTGATCGCGGCGGGC comes from the Demequina sp. NBRC 110054 genome and includes:
- the hutH gene encoding histidine ammonia-lyase; amino-acid sequence: MTLIDATALDPAVHTVTLGSGAPSPADVVAVARHDARLTIDPAALAAMAQSRSVIDALAADPKPHYGVSTGFGALATTFIDRDRRRQLQLSLVRSHAAGSGPEVEREVIRALTMLRLSTLLTGRTGARPDVAETYAAMLNAGITPVVHEYGSLGCSGDLAPLSHVALAAIGEGPVRDGHGYAMDAATALRAAGIEPLVLEEKEGLALINGTDGMLGQLLLALADLDRLVTTADVTAAMSVESLLGTDATFASDLQALRPHPGVGASAHNLTRVLEGSGIVASHRGPDCTRVQDAYSLRCAPQVAGAVRDTMAHAWLVANRELASAVDNPVVMPDGRVESNGSFHGAPVAYVLDFLAIAVADLASMSERRIDRMLDPSRNHGLTPFLAHEVGVDSGLMIAQYTAAGIVSELKRLANPASTDSIPSSAMQEDHVSMGWHAARKLRTAIDGLSRVLGIELLAASRAQALRAPLEPSPATAAAAALVAEAAAPGGDRFLAPEIDAAATAVREGHVLAAVEETIGRLARA
- a CDS encoding allantoate amidohydrolase, with amino-acid sequence MTAVETDEAIHEGAGTVTRVLDPVAALAELAPIGRDEARGGWSRHLLDDADQKMREWFFNTAVSLGLDVEGDRNANQWAAWSPEGATGPAVGTGSHLDSVPGGGPLDGPLGVVSSLAAVSRLMDEGHRPTRPIRIANFAEEEGARFGVPCLGSQLLCGELAAERVGPLTDSAGVSASEVLREAGFDPQTIGADPSRLADLAMYVELHVEQGRQLAPLDAPVGLATGILAHGRWRVTITGRGDHAGATELDSRHDPMLVASSAIQAARARALLADPRTKARATVGKLQVVPGGSNAIASEVRLWLDARAEHDDEVRALVADVVADARKAARGEGCEIEVSEESFSTRVTFDVDLTDRLHAAISPHLGIVPRIPTGAGHDAGILAGYIPTAMLFVRNPDGVSHSPHEGASDDDIRAGVGALTDALRALTSPEHP
- a CDS encoding formimidoylglutamate deiminase — protein: MRIACRRLVLPEQVLSDVVIDLDDAGVVTAWQQDSPGRPADLTVGLAVPAFANTHSHAFHRRLRGRTHAGGGDFWRWREVMYREAAAMDPDRLRAVAAAVYAEMVAAGYSAVGEFHYLHHRPDGLPYDDHAMEIALAEAAEAAGIRLTLLDTLYLRGGFGRPLEGAQQRFTDGSVCGWLRRWHSLRETLAASHPDVTLGAAIHSVRAVSAQDLGDAVAGLPANVPLHVHLSEQTQENEDCLAATGLTPTALLARAGALTERTTVVHATHLTDEDVATLGAARVSVSMCPTTEADLGDGLGRAADLQRAGARLVVGSDQHVVIDPFDELRRLEGGARLASHRRGVLSPAALWRAGGTDGHASVSSQSSRAQALRVGHPLDLAILNAQSARTVGSEPHELVLSAAADDVIGTVVRGTYRESANLRARAVAAYLVTETSHV
- the hutU gene encoding urocanate hydratase, with translation MTATDTARIVRAARGTELSAKSWQTEAPLRMLMNNLDPEVAERPEDLVVYGGTGRAARSWEAYDAIVATLRDLEADETLLVQSGKPVGVFRTHEWAPRVLIANSNLVGDWATWPEFRRLEAEGLMMYGQMTAGSWIYIGTQGILQGTYETFAAAARQRAEREGRDPSTATLRGTLTLTGGAGGMGGAQPLAVTLNEGACLIVDVDRSRLERRVDHGYLDVVASDLDDAIARAVSARTEGRALSVGVVGNAAEAFPELLRRGVPIDLVTDQTSAHDPLSYLPIGYTVEEWHHRAAADPERFTLDARAAMAKHVEAMVGFKDVGADVFDYGNSIRAEAKLGGYDRAFDFPGFVPAYIRPQFEEGRGPFRWAALSGDPEDIAKTDKALMELFPEHESLHRWLKAAGEKVHFEGLPARICWLGYQERHLAGLKFNEMVASGELSAPIVIGRDHLDSGSVASPYRETEGMKDGSDAIADWPLLNALLNTASGATWVSLHHGGGVGIGRSIHAGQVIVADGTDLAAEKIARVLVNDPGTGVMRHVDAGYDHAKDVARERGLRVPMMEAGE